The proteins below come from a single Triticum aestivum cultivar Chinese Spring chromosome 5D, IWGSC CS RefSeq v2.1, whole genome shotgun sequence genomic window:
- the LOC123124890 gene encoding putative F-box/FBD/LRR-repeat protein At1g78760 produces MKVMAAAAAEAAAPAPKRSTSDEAAGPRSQKRARDSFCDGNAISHGDLISDLPDAILGTIFSLLPTKDGARTQAISRRWRPLWRSSPLNLDVPYHPVGDRFERLSAVSRILSDHPGPARRFDVFLVRLHRERKRYDEDAAQIDSWFHSRALDNLQELHISFALLEYTRGRPEKDKRCLLPPSVLRSASTLLLVSIGSCDFPREMAPSLNFPLLKQLKLWSVSISEDVFSRVLSSCHVLESLHLSRILEGSCLCISSPTLRIIVTLRLFEGKGKLVIKEAPHLERLLLRSPGLGVETIQVVRAPKLETVGLLSPCTLQIQINNLVFQGLIPSSLENPIRSVKVLALQFCGPDLNSVY; encoded by the exons ATGaaggtgatggcggcggcggcggcggaggctgcgGCGCCCGCACCCAAGAGGAGCACATCCGATGAAGCGGCCGGGCCCAGGTCACAGAAACGGGCACGTGATAGCTTCTGCGACGGCAACGCCATCAGCCACGGCGATCTCATCAGCGACCTTCCCGACGCCATCCTCGGCACCATCTTCTCCCTGCTCCCCaccaaggacggcgcccgcacgcAGGCCATCTCCCGGCGATGGCGTCCCCTATGGCGCTCCTCGCCTCTCAACCTCGACGTCCCGTACCACCCCGTCGGAGATCGGTTCGAGCGTCTCTCCGCCGTCTCCAGGATCCTGTCGGACCACCCTGGCCCCGCACGCCGCTTCGACGTCTTTCTCGTCCGCCTCCACAGAGAGAGAAAAAGGTACGACGAAGATGCCGCTCAGATCGACAGCTGGTTCCATTCCCGAGCCCTTGACAACCTTCAGGAGCTCCACATCAGCTTCGCGCTCTTGGAATATACGCGTGGACGGCCTGAGAAGGACAAGCGCTGCCTGCTGCCGCCGTCTGTGCTCCGCTCAGCATCAACCCTCCTCTTGGTCAGCATTGGCTCCTGCGATTTCCCAAGGGAGATGGCACCTTCTCTGAACTTCCCCCTCCTCAAGCAGCTCAAGCTATGGAGCGTTTCCATCTCCGAGGATGTCTTCTCGAGGGTGCTCTCTAGCTGCCATGTCTTGGAGAGCTTACATTTGTCGAGGATTCTCGAGGGGTCTTGCCTTTGCATTAGTTCACCAACTCTTAGGATCATCGTCACCCTTCGTTTGTTCGAAGGCAAAGGAAAATTGGTCATTAAGGAGGCCCCTCATCTTGAAAGGCTGCTATTACGTTCTCCGGGCTTAGGTGTCGAGACTATCCAGGTAGTTAGGGCACCTAAACTGGAGACAGTGGGCCTTTTGTCTCCCTGCACCTTACAAATTCAGATCAACAATCTAGTCTTCCAG GGATTAATCCCATCGAGCTTGGAAAACCCAATACGCAGTGTAAAGGTTTTGGCTCTCCAGTTCTGTGGCCCTGATTTGAACTCGGTCTACTAA